Sequence from the Rhizophagus irregularis chromosome 5, complete sequence genome:
TTTGCATAATCGACCCGACCTTTGCTATCTTCGCCAATAATTCCATACTGGGGCGCATAAGAAGTTTCTTTTTCACTTCACTTTAAAggtgtatatatattttaatttaataaatttaaggaTAGGACCAAACACAGGAGAAGTAAATgcgaataaaaaagaattctatGCAGAAAAAATTACGTTTGGTTAAAATAGAAGGAGATAtagtcttttatttttattatcagaaaaaaaaagtgtacaGTACAGTATCGAATATTCAATCGAGAACTTAAGTCATTTTTTCtgcattaataaatgaaattaaaattaaggacaaatttatttaatatgcaTGTTATTTTAAGTAGaacatattgaaaatataGGCAATTGaacaaaaaggaaagatttaaatgataaaaaacttattaataaagcttataaataattaagtaaaataattagatctaaaaagaatctaaaaaataatcaaaatcataATCTTATAATAGGCATTTCTATTATCTATATAGattatttatctaaaaaaaaaaagattttttaaatcgCTAAAGAATGAAATTTATTCATGCGATGACTTAAAACGCCAAAAACAGGATTTGCACTACGTTCGCTTAATTTAGAATCACTTCtaactttcaaaatttcacCTAAACCACGTTTATGATAAGTACAATGTGGGAGATACAATTCTTTTAAGTCATGAGAAGATCCCCAAATATTCTTTTCGATAGATTTCTTCAATCTATGATCTTCGATATAATCACCATAGATGTGAGCCATCTTTCTCCAGCATGGATCGCAAAAGAATGATTTTGGAATACGAATTTTCTTTCCATCTCCTTTGATAACGAATCTAAGGTCATGGGTTATAATAGCCTTTGGATCAGCGTTTGTTTTCTTCTTCATCCATTTAGTGAGTTTCTTAATGAATTCAAAACTGCAGAAATCTAGTATATAATAGAGAATTACAATGTTACATTTTAAGATATACACTAAAGAACGTTAAAAGAAGATtgtactttaaaaattaacaacTCACCACCATGATTGTTTTTAGTACAAAGAGCTTTGCGAGCAGGAATTCCAGTGTAATAAGTTAGCAAAGTACCATAAGCAGCGTAAGAggtaatatctttaatattttcaggaTGATCACTCCAATCAAGTTTAACACTTAATTCATGTTTACAGactttttgtatattattataaatcttcTCAACTTTATTTTGGCTACAATGGAAACCTTCATggcaatatttatttaagcCTTTCTTAATGAAAGTAACGTCATAAGGTTTTGGTTTTTCACCGGAATCTTTTATAACTTCAAAAATATCACGACCAAAATTGAAAGCAGTAGCACATTGACCGGGATTTTTGAAATGATTCCACATTAACGATTGACATTTATTACAATGTTTAGTCTTGAAAAGTTCTTGACAAGTATCAGGAAAATCGTGTTCCCATTGTTCGGAATCACCATAATCTCCGTTAGCTTGAACTTGTAACGAAAAAATCGTGAATAATGCAAAGAGAAGAAGATATTGAAGCTTCATAATTGTtgcttatatatataagtatgtCTATATATGTATATCCTTTATTTAGATTTAGAGGAATTAAATCTTGATGAGGATGTCTTTTGAATAAAGCGGAAAATTGggatttttatatgtatttcatTTTCTGCGCCATCATCATAAAAAGGGATagatattaattaatcttGCATCGTGGATTTCTCCCAACCATAAAAGGAATTTTATCattgaaaatacaaaaatatcaatCATATCAAATTATATCAAATCAAGTCaaataacatataaatttttttttttataacgaagCAAGGAAACTTCTATACCGAAAAAAgtttgtttcatttttaaaatgatcATCATATCACATTAAACAGCGGTATGCACGGCATGAAATTACccttttttcattattgaatGAAAACCATGAAGATctcaattatattaaattgttcCATAAATATcgaaataaagagaaaaaaatatttttagttttttcgTAAAATCCGAAGATTAATTTCATGCATTTTGTTTCATCGTATTTTTCctccttattattattatttaaaaataatgaaattaaattttctctcAAGgcttaaaaaagttaaaaagagttttaaagtttttttgaatattattttagaaatttagatAATTGTCCAAATATAgtgaatttgatatttatcctaaattaaaatttgaccTATTGTTgaaagatcaaaaaaataaatatcttttgatttgttaaattaatatttattcattataataataattttttttaattgaaaataaggaatatttaataaattatttaaattatttcgaaatattgtacaacttccaataaaaaaaataaaagtaatgaaaGCTGCAAGAATAAATTACCATTACGCtctaaaattagaataaattaatgtaaaaaatttcatcataaaaaaaaattattattattttttttttatcgtaaaaTCAAAGATTTTTGGGAGTCGTGGCTTAACATCGCATGATTGCATCAAATTAAGTTTGTTTgttaaattacttattttagttaaaatattaagtgGGGAGACCTGATATatcctaaaataaaaaaaccggATTTTCCGGATTTTTTAtgtgtaaataaaaattcattaaactAATCCTATTACAGTATGTTGGCCTCACAATCAcgttc
This genomic interval carries:
- a CDS encoding uncharacterized protein (SECRETED:cutsite_VQA-NG; SECRETED:prob_0.8636); SECRETED:SignalP(1-21), whose protein sequence is MKLQYLLLFALFTIFSLQVQANGDYGDSEQWEHDFPDTCQELFKTKHCNKCQSLMWNHFKNPGQCATAFNFGRDIFEVIKDSGEKPKPYDVTFIKKGLNKYCHEGFHCSQNKVEKIYNNIQKVCKHELSVKLDWSDHPENIKDITSYAAYGTLLTYYTGIPARKALCTKNNHGDFCSFEFIKKLTKWMKKKTNADPKAIITHDLRFVIKGDGKKIRIPKSFFCDPCWRKMAHIYGDYIEDHRLKKSIEKNIWGSSHDLKELYLPHCTYHKRGLGEILKVRSDSKLSERSANPVFGVLSHRMNKFHSLAI